A single window of Nicotiana sylvestris chromosome 5, ASM39365v2, whole genome shotgun sequence DNA harbors:
- the LOC104216232 gene encoding pentatricopeptide repeat-containing protein At1g33350: MLLGQNLYQDILVILDKCKSLALLKQLQGHLITTGHGQTQLYAFKLVRFCTITLSNLHYARLIFKYLNFPNVYLYTAMITAYTSVQDHTSSLLLYRGMVRNGLSRPNHFVFPIILKSFPEVIKSYGIEMAHTHIDKMGFGKCPVVQTALLDAYSRSSSDIKVARQLFDEITDRNVVSWTAMISGYTRVGQMGDAILLFEETPQCVRDTPSWNSIIAGCTQNGLFSEAISFLRRMIVEEGMVQWNKPNDVTFACVLAACGHTGMLQLGKCIHGYVYRNSVHLNSLTLNALIDMYGKCGSLREARYLFDKANRGSLTCCNSMINCLALQGHWEGAIGVFKDMLQHGDDLKPDSVTFIGLLNACTHGGLVQEGLSYYDLMTRIYGITPEIEHYGCLVDLLGRAGRFEEIMEIVRNMHITPDAVIWGTLLNGCKIHGRIDLAEYALKNLISIDPNNGSYYSMLANLYGELGKWEEVRKIRKILNQQNAYKARGCSWIELDSQVHQFYSVDKSHPRMEEIYSVLEYLVDAH, translated from the coding sequence ATGCTACTCGGACAAAATCTATATCAAGACATCCTAGTTATTCTAGATAAATGCAAGAGTCTTGCTCTACTCAAGCAATTGCAAGGCCATCTCATTACCACTGGTCATGGCCAAACGCAGCTTTATGCGTTCAAGCTTGTTCGTTTCTGCACCATCACTCTCTCAAACCTCCATTATGCTCGCTTAATCTTCAAATACCTTAATTTTCCCAATGTTTACCTTTATACTGCGATGATTACTGCATACACTTCCGTTCAAGATCATACATCATCTCTTTTGTTATACCGTGGAATGGTTCGTAATGGCTTGTCAAGGCCTAACCATTTTGTATTCCCTATAATCTTAAAGTCTTTCCCTGAAGTTATAAAGTCTTATGGGATTGAAATGGCGCATACCCATATTGACAAAATGGGTTTTGGAAAATGCCCTGTTGTTCAGACAGCTCTATTGGATGCTTATTCAAGGTCTTCGTCTGATATTAAAGTTGCACGGCAACTGTTTGATGAAATTACTGACAGGAATGTGGTTTCATGGACTGCGATGATATCAGGATATACTAGAGTTGGGCAAATGGGGGATGCTATTTTGCTTTTTGAAGAAACTCCTCAGTGTGTAAGAGACACTCCCTCGTGGAATTCCATAATTGCGGGGTGTACACAAAATGGGCTGTTTTCTGAGGCCATTTCATTTTTAAGAAGAATGATAGTTGAGGAAGGTATGGTTCAATGGAATAAGCCTAATGATGTTACATTTGCGTGTGTACTTGCTGCTTGTGGGCATACCGGAATGCTTCAGCTCGGAAAATGCATTCATGGGTATGTGTATCGGAATAGTGTTCATTTGAATTCACTTACTTTGAATGCTCTCATTGATATGTATGGTAAATGCGGGAGCTTGAGAGAAGCAAGATATCTTTTTGATAAGGCTAATAGGGGGAGTTTGACATGTTGTAATTCTATGATCAATTGTTTGGCCCTTCAAGGTCATTGGGAAGGTGCTATTGGAGTTTTTAAAGATATGTTGCAACATGGCGATGATTTAAAACCTGATTCAGTGACTTTTATTGGCTTGTTGAATGCTTGTACTCATGGAGGGTTGGTTCAAGAGGGGCTTAGTTATTATGACTTAATGACTAGGATATACGGAATTACTCCTGAAATTGAGCATTATGGGTGTTTAGTTGATCTTCTTGGTCGAGCAGGTCGGTTTGAGGAAATTATGGAAATTGTTAGAAATATGCACATAACTCCAGATGCTGTTATATGGGGTACCTTGCTTAACGGCTGCAAAATTCATGGGCGTATTGACTTGGCTGAATATGCACTGAAAAACTTGATTAGTATTGATCCAAATAATGGTAGTTATTACTCTATGCTGGCTAATTTATATGGGGAGTTGGGGAAGTGGGAAGAGGTTCGAAAAATAAGGAAGATCCTAAATCAGCAGAATGCTTATAAAGCTCGTGGTTGCAGTTGGATTGAGCTTGATAGCCAAGTTCATCAATTCTATTCAGTAGACAAATCTCACCCTAGAATGGAAGAGATATACTCAGTTTTGGAATATTTGGTTGATGCGCATTAG